One stretch of Desulfatibacillum aliphaticivorans DSM 15576 DNA includes these proteins:
- a CDS encoding hybrid sensor histidine kinase/response regulator yields the protein MAAILIVDDNEQNRYFLEALLKGFGYETLSAENGVQALEKAAEYLPALVISDLLMPQMDGFELCRRWNAHPHLKNIPFVVYTATYTEPQDEKLALSLGADRFLIKPLEPNELVAFIQEELDKAAARNESAALEMQDEPEEHHKEYSQIVARKLDKKVRQLEAEIRERQKAEDALRKSEERFRLVAETATDLVYEWTPESNKLTWFGDIDHALGFAAGEFPHTVTAWTKQIHGEDQKRLFDLQDHSGSQAEPVVDRYRIAKADGTWRHWVDKAAPAEKINGKVVRWIGACVDITEQKNLEAQLYQAQKMEAVGQLTGGLAHDFNNLIQVILGYSDLVLWDKALDSMQRKNFEQIHKAALKASGMTRQLLAFSRRQVIRPMYVGLNDLVTDMLKMLQRLISEKVSVEWTPYKNLGAIHADPGQIDQVLLNLCVNARDAMDNQGRLSISTMNIDLNEDFCSMNPWASPGKYVMLSVKDSGCGMNPQTLENIFQPFFTTKETGKGTGLGLSTVYGIVKQHNGFINVESSPGCGAAFQVFFPRVEKRPQQRPANQEKYGLGGSETILVADDQEMLLDLTEHILEREGYTVLRANNGQEAVSIARANENIDLAILDMVMPVLNGKAAMEEISRINPKVKFLFASGYSQEGVHENYVLQKGLNLINKPYPSEQLLQKVRDILDND from the coding sequence ATGGCAGCCATATTGATTGTGGACGACAATGAGCAAAACCGTTACTTTCTGGAGGCCCTCCTGAAAGGATTCGGGTACGAGACCCTTTCGGCCGAAAACGGGGTGCAGGCCCTGGAAAAAGCCGCTGAATACTTGCCGGCCCTGGTTATCTCCGACCTTCTTATGCCCCAAATGGACGGGTTTGAACTCTGCCGCCGCTGGAACGCCCATCCCCATCTTAAAAACATCCCTTTTGTCGTATATACAGCTACATACACCGAGCCCCAGGATGAGAAGCTGGCCCTCAGCCTGGGAGCGGACCGCTTTCTTATCAAGCCCTTAGAGCCTAATGAACTGGTCGCCTTCATCCAGGAGGAACTGGACAAGGCCGCAGCCAGGAATGAATCCGCAGCCTTGGAGATGCAGGACGAGCCCGAGGAGCATCACAAGGAATACAGCCAGATAGTGGCCCGCAAGCTGGACAAAAAAGTCCGGCAGCTGGAAGCCGAGATTCGGGAGCGCCAAAAAGCGGAAGACGCCCTGAGAAAGAGCGAAGAACGCTTTCGCCTAGTGGCGGAAACCGCCACGGACCTGGTGTATGAATGGACCCCGGAATCCAATAAACTGACTTGGTTCGGAGATATTGACCATGCTCTGGGCTTCGCCGCCGGAGAGTTCCCCCATACGGTAACGGCCTGGACCAAGCAGATCCATGGAGAAGACCAAAAACGCCTGTTTGACCTTCAGGATCATTCAGGTTCTCAAGCAGAGCCCGTTGTGGATCGATACCGCATCGCCAAGGCGGACGGAACCTGGCGTCACTGGGTGGATAAAGCCGCCCCCGCGGAAAAGATCAACGGCAAAGTCGTCCGATGGATCGGCGCCTGTGTGGACATTACGGAACAAAAAAACCTGGAAGCCCAACTGTATCAGGCCCAAAAAATGGAGGCGGTGGGGCAGCTTACGGGCGGACTGGCCCATGATTTCAATAATCTCATCCAGGTGATACTGGGTTACTCCGACCTGGTTTTGTGGGATAAAGCCTTGGACTCCATGCAAAGAAAAAACTTCGAGCAAATCCATAAGGCCGCCCTAAAAGCCTCGGGCATGACCCGCCAGCTTCTGGCTTTCAGCCGCAGACAGGTCATCCGGCCCATGTACGTGGGCTTGAACGATCTGGTGACCGACATGCTGAAAATGCTCCAGCGCCTTATAAGCGAAAAGGTGTCTGTGGAATGGACGCCGTATAAAAACCTGGGCGCCATCCATGCCGATCCCGGCCAGATTGATCAGGTTCTTTTAAACCTGTGCGTCAACGCCAGGGACGCCATGGACAACCAGGGCCGGCTCTCCATTTCCACCATGAACATCGATTTGAACGAAGATTTTTGCTCCATGAATCCCTGGGCCTCCCCCGGAAAGTACGTCATGCTTTCCGTGAAGGACTCCGGCTGCGGCATGAATCCCCAAACCCTGGAAAACATCTTCCAGCCTTTTTTCACCACCAAGGAAACCGGAAAAGGCACGGGCCTGGGCCTTTCCACGGTCTACGGAATCGTCAAACAGCATAACGGGTTCATCAATGTGGAGAGCAGCCCGGGCTGCGGCGCCGCGTTTCAGGTTTTTTTTCCCAGAGTGGAAAAAAGGCCCCAGCAACGGCCTGCAAATCAGGAAAAATATGGGCTGGGCGGCAGCGAAACCATCCTTGTGGCCGACGATCAGGAAATGCTGCTGGACCTGACCGAACACATCCTGGAACGGGAAGGATACACGGTGCTCAGGGCGAACAACGGGCAGGAAGCCGTCAGCATCGCCAGGGCCAACGAAAACATCGACCTTGCCATCCTGGATATGGTCATGCCCGTTCTAAACGGAAAGGCCGCCATGGAGGAGATTTCCCGCATTAATCCCAAGGTCAAGTTCCTGTTCGCCAGCGGCTACAGCCAGGAAGGCGTTCACGAAAACTACGTCCTGCAAAAAGGCCTCAATCTGATCAACAAGCCATACCCCAGCGAACAGCTTCTCCAAAAAGTCCGCGATATTCTGGATAATGATTGA
- a CDS encoding nitroreductase family protein, with amino-acid sequence MPLFTVDPDKCNKDGICAIECPISLIYMPDKDSLPAPIENAEESCIHCGHCVAVCPHGALSLYDMAPEQCPPVNKDWHLSAERAEHFLRARRSVRRYKKKDVPRETIEELIRIASHAQSGHNSQPVNWLVVYEKEKVHELAGLVVDWMKRVVVKDPKLAEMLHMDRLITAWGLGFDVIMRDAPHLVAAYAEAGSRPGPVACHIALTYAELAAHPLGIGTCWAGFFTSAANDWTPLREALNLADGQEVHGGLMVGVPKFQYHRMPLRNEPKVEWL; translated from the coding sequence ATGCCCCTTTTCACGGTAGACCCGGACAAATGCAATAAAGACGGCATCTGCGCCATTGAATGCCCCATCAGCCTGATTTATATGCCTGACAAGGATTCATTGCCCGCGCCCATCGAAAACGCCGAAGAAAGCTGCATCCACTGCGGCCATTGCGTCGCCGTATGCCCCCACGGCGCCTTGTCCCTGTACGACATGGCCCCGGAGCAATGTCCGCCTGTGAACAAGGATTGGCATCTGTCCGCGGAAAGGGCCGAGCATTTTCTGCGCGCCCGCCGCTCCGTCCGAAGGTACAAGAAAAAGGACGTTCCCAGGGAGACCATCGAGGAGCTGATTCGCATCGCCAGTCACGCGCAATCCGGCCATAACAGCCAGCCTGTGAACTGGCTTGTGGTTTATGAAAAGGAAAAGGTGCACGAACTTGCCGGCCTTGTGGTGGACTGGATGAAGCGGGTTGTGGTGAAGGATCCCAAGCTGGCGGAGATGCTGCACATGGACCGCCTGATTACGGCCTGGGGGCTGGGCTTTGACGTCATCATGCGGGATGCGCCCCACCTTGTGGCCGCCTACGCGGAAGCAGGCTCCCGCCCCGGCCCCGTGGCCTGCCACATTGCTTTGACCTACGCCGAGCTTGCCGCCCATCCCTTGGGAATCGGAACCTGCTGGGCCGGGTTTTTCACCTCGGCCGCCAATGATTGGACGCCCCTGAGGGAGGCCCTGAACCTGGCTGACGGCCAGGAAGTCCACGGCGGCCTGATGGTGGGCGTTCCCAAGTTCCAGTACCACCGCATGCCGCTCAGGAACGAACCCAAGGTGGAATGGCTGTAG
- a CDS encoding CheR family methyltransferase: MHDTTISTKDFQMLAGIVYQETGISLSDNKVDLVKARIAKRMRTTRIPSLKEYINVIENDASEFCCFIDAMTTNHTYFFRENKHIEYMVENLPQGPMHRIWSAACSSGEEPYSMAIQLAEAGRKFEIHASDISDTMLETASKGIYPKDRTRSVPVPLVRRYFQQGQNKWDGYFKVKKELREKISFFKYNLISDPPRDEYDVIFCRNVMIYFDHETRQHVVNKLYQSLRPGGMFAIGQSESLVGVEHPFKYLRPSIYCK, encoded by the coding sequence ATGCACGACACCACTATATCAACCAAGGATTTCCAAATGCTGGCCGGAATTGTCTATCAGGAGACCGGCATCAGTCTTTCGGACAACAAAGTAGACCTTGTCAAAGCCAGAATCGCAAAAAGGATGCGCACCACCCGCATCCCCAGTCTGAAGGAATACATCAACGTCATTGAAAACGATGCTTCCGAATTCTGCTGCTTTATCGATGCAATGACCACCAACCACACGTATTTTTTTCGGGAAAACAAGCATATAGAGTATATGGTGGAAAACCTGCCGCAAGGCCCGATGCACAGAATCTGGAGCGCGGCGTGCTCCAGCGGCGAAGAGCCTTATTCCATGGCCATTCAACTGGCGGAGGCCGGCCGCAAATTTGAAATCCATGCCTCGGACATATCGGACACCATGCTGGAGACCGCCTCCAAGGGCATTTATCCCAAAGACAGGACCCGTTCCGTTCCCGTACCGCTGGTCAGGCGCTATTTTCAGCAAGGCCAGAATAAATGGGACGGATATTTTAAGGTTAAAAAGGAGCTTCGGGAAAAAATCTCCTTTTTCAAATACAATCTCATTTCCGACCCGCCCCGGGATGAATACGACGTGATCTTCTGCAGGAACGTCATGATTTATTTTGACCACGAAACAAGACAGCACGTAGTCAATAAATTATATCAGTCCCTGCGGCCCGGCGGCATGTTCGCCATCGGCCAGTCCGAAAGTCTGGTTGGCGTGGAGCATCCATTCAAGTATTTACGACCCAGCATTTATTGTAAATAA
- a CDS encoding CHASE4 domain-containing protein, producing MKLRSKLLTILLASALLFGVTQGLIQHYIISPRFAALERREAKKDLLRCVRTLDTETEHLKALTHDWASWDDTCDFIKGGGPDYEESNLALETFVDASLNAIYFFDENGDLFWGKAVDIETGAPLQIRLLSAGKLLRGHPLFLDASSFVYQKDISKSGIIRTEYGSMLVASLPILNTENKGPVMGTMVMARLITEAMKDKLRDQTQVPFDIKLIDPGYAEADSGGEGNLLLKPLDENTLQASMILKDITGNPCLELSADLPRDILQQGLASIRTARGVKAAAGILFLALLIRLLEAAIVRPVVRLTGRMLVARKTRELPGKVFEGRKDEIGTLENEFDRLLETVLSQSKELEEELAAKQNLAEKFKENFQKYKLLAENLKDVVATITPDGYIQYCSPAITEFSGHTVEEVEGRHVFGFMPENSDRERLIELVDNIAKSGKSRSMEYVMRAKDGAGFHVESTAKPIMENGKLVLLHCVFRDISERKKVEDEKNRLEAKLQMAQRMEALGALTGGIAHNFNNVLAPIMGNTELAMLDVPEDSQAYKNLQQVLVASEKAKKMVRQILSFSDHGDEDPAMIDIEDVLEETYGLVRASLPSSIEIRKEVEKISGLVYADPKELQRVLMNICANAAYAMKELGGVVDISLEEQDITEFDLDHSRKIKPGKYVKLSISDNGPGMESEVIQRVFEPYYTTKPVGEGSGMGLSEAFALISKYGGEIKAYSEPGMGASFYIYLPLMAASSKTHSKETLPQGSERILLVDDEEAVLAMTRQMVEHLGYKVTAVDNSPQALEIFEADPQAFDLIMTDMTMPYVTGDSLANRILSIRPEMPIILCTGFSERLSREQARNIGIKAYVTKPVVMAQIAGIIRSVLDQ from the coding sequence ATGAAGTTGAGATCCAAGTTATTGACTATTCTCTTGGCCAGCGCCCTCCTATTCGGCGTAACCCAGGGATTGATTCAACATTATATCATCTCTCCACGCTTCGCCGCCCTGGAGAGGCGGGAGGCGAAGAAGGATCTCCTCCGTTGCGTTAGAACCCTGGATACAGAAACAGAGCACCTAAAGGCCCTGACTCACGATTGGGCGTCCTGGGACGATACCTGCGACTTTATCAAGGGAGGCGGTCCTGATTATGAAGAGTCCAATCTGGCCTTGGAAACCTTTGTTGACGCCAGCCTGAACGCCATCTATTTTTTTGACGAGAATGGCGACCTTTTTTGGGGCAAAGCCGTAGACATAGAAACAGGGGCTCCCTTGCAAATCCGTCTGCTCTCCGCAGGCAAACTATTAAGAGGCCATCCTCTTTTTCTGGATGCATCATCCTTCGTCTACCAGAAAGATATTTCGAAGTCCGGAATTATCAGGACGGAGTACGGTTCCATGCTGGTCGCCTCCCTTCCCATTTTGAACACGGAAAACAAGGGGCCGGTGATGGGAACCATGGTCATGGCGCGCCTTATTACGGAGGCAATGAAGGACAAACTCCGGGATCAGACGCAGGTTCCCTTCGACATTAAACTGATAGATCCGGGATATGCAGAGGCGGATTCCGGCGGCGAGGGGAACCTACTCCTAAAGCCTTTGGACGAAAACACCCTTCAAGCCTCCATGATCCTGAAGGACATCACCGGAAACCCCTGCCTGGAATTAAGCGCAGATTTGCCCCGGGACATCCTGCAGCAGGGGCTCGCATCCATTCGGACCGCTCGCGGCGTCAAGGCGGCGGCTGGAATTCTTTTTCTGGCTCTATTGATCCGGCTGCTTGAGGCGGCCATTGTCAGGCCCGTCGTCCGGCTGACGGGCCGGATGCTTGTCGCCAGAAAAACCAGGGAGTTGCCTGGCAAGGTTTTTGAGGGCAGGAAGGACGAAATTGGAACCCTGGAGAATGAGTTCGACCGTTTGCTGGAAACGGTGCTCAGCCAGTCCAAAGAGTTGGAAGAGGAGTTGGCGGCCAAACAGAATCTTGCGGAGAAGTTTAAGGAGAATTTTCAAAAATACAAGCTGCTGGCGGAAAACCTCAAGGATGTGGTGGCGACCATCACGCCAGATGGATACATTCAATATTGCAGCCCCGCCATTACGGAATTCAGCGGGCACACTGTGGAAGAGGTTGAGGGAAGGCATGTTTTCGGGTTTATGCCCGAAAACAGCGACCGGGAGCGTTTGATTGAACTGGTGGACAATATAGCGAAGTCCGGAAAAAGCCGATCCATGGAGTATGTCATGAGGGCGAAGGACGGAGCTGGCTTTCACGTGGAGTCCACAGCAAAGCCCATTATGGAGAATGGAAAACTGGTTCTGCTTCATTGCGTGTTCAGGGATATTTCCGAGCGAAAAAAAGTGGAAGATGAGAAAAATCGCCTGGAAGCTAAGCTGCAAATGGCGCAGAGGATGGAGGCCCTTGGCGCGTTGACCGGCGGAATAGCCCATAATTTTAATAATGTTCTTGCTCCCATCATGGGGAACACTGAATTGGCCATGTTGGATGTTCCCGAGGACAGCCAAGCCTATAAAAACTTGCAGCAGGTGCTGGTCGCCTCTGAAAAAGCAAAAAAGATGGTCCGGCAGATTCTTTCGTTCAGCGATCATGGGGACGAAGACCCGGCGATGATTGATATCGAGGACGTCCTGGAGGAGACCTACGGCCTGGTCAGGGCCTCCCTGCCTTCCAGCATTGAGATTCGGAAAGAGGTGGAAAAAATAAGCGGGCTGGTCTACGCGGACCCCAAGGAACTGCAGCGGGTCTTAATGAATATCTGCGCCAACGCCGCATACGCCATGAAGGAGTTGGGCGGCGTGGTGGATATCTCTTTGGAGGAGCAGGACATCACGGAATTCGATTTGGATCATTCCAGGAAGATCAAGCCCGGCAAATATGTCAAATTGAGCATAAGCGACAATGGGCCGGGCATGGAAAGCGAGGTGATCCAGCGTGTCTTTGAGCCCTACTACACGACCAAGCCCGTGGGCGAGGGCTCCGGCATGGGGCTTTCCGAGGCTTTTGCCCTCATTTCCAAATACGGAGGGGAAATCAAGGCCTACTCAGAACCCGGAATGGGCGCTTCCTTTTATATTTATCTGCCCCTCATGGCTGCCTCCTCCAAAACCCATTCCAAGGAAACGCTGCCCCAAGGCTCGGAGCGCATACTCCTGGTGGACGACGAAGAGGCGGTCCTTGCCATGACCCGCCAGATGGTGGAGCACCTCGGGTACAAGGTCACGGCCGTTGACAACAGCCCCCAGGCCCTTGAAATTTTCGAAGCCGATCCCCAGGCCTTTGACTTGATCATGACGGATATGACCATGCCTTATGTCACGGGGGACAGTCTGGCCAACAGAATCCTGTCCATACGCCCCGAAATGCCCATCATTCTGTGCACGGGATTTTCAGAAAGGCTTTCCAGGGAGCAGGCCAGGAACATTGGCATAAAAGCCTATGTGACAAAACCCGTGGTCATGGCCCAAATTGCTGGAATCATCCGGAGCGTCCTGGACCAATGA
- the mltA gene encoding murein transglycosylase A, with product MKTYSVCTGNLRVGRRLLVWAVAMVVLLWSLGGCGLQEPEKITAENALKRLSERNSPRFNDDAGFASLRRSIASARAYLEKLDPDRQFTFGPDVYPASRLLATLDAFEAVLDANPTPEELNRQVSEKFLVYQSVGSDGEGGMLFTGYYEPLLEGTLEYDPEYQYPLYGLPEDLVCVNLGRFKEKFKGEQICGRLAGNSLVPYYTREEIDSKNMLEAEGLEIAWVKDPVDLFFLHVQGSGRIKDKYGHTYHVHYAGKNGQPYRSIGKLLIDEGVIEKEAMSMQALREYLENHPEDLERVFNHNPSYVFFDVVDEPAIGYAGQPLEGGRAAAVDHRIFPMGALAFVQTEQPAVEHGVLTRWEEMNRFVLTLDTGGAIRGAGRMDFFWGNGDYAEIAAGHMKQDGRLFFLVVKEGNDA from the coding sequence ATGAAAACTTACAGCGTGTGCACGGGAAATCTGCGGGTGGGGAGGCGGCTGCTGGTTTGGGCGGTTGCGATGGTTGTTTTGTTATGGTCTTTGGGCGGTTGCGGATTGCAGGAGCCAGAGAAGATTACGGCGGAAAATGCGTTAAAGCGCCTTTCGGAGCGAAACAGCCCCCGATTCAACGATGACGCGGGTTTCGCCTCGTTGCGGAGGTCCATTGCCTCTGCCCGGGCGTATCTGGAAAAGCTGGACCCTGACCGTCAATTCACCTTTGGCCCGGATGTTTATCCTGCTTCCCGTCTGTTGGCCACCCTGGACGCTTTCGAGGCTGTCCTGGACGCCAATCCCACGCCGGAGGAGTTAAACCGCCAGGTTTCCGAAAAGTTCCTCGTGTACCAGAGCGTGGGCTCGGACGGCGAGGGCGGCATGCTGTTCACGGGATATTACGAGCCCTTGCTGGAAGGCACGCTGGAATACGATCCGGAGTATCAATATCCTCTGTACGGCCTGCCCGAAGATTTGGTTTGCGTGAATTTGGGCCGATTCAAGGAAAAATTTAAGGGCGAGCAGATTTGCGGCCGCTTGGCGGGAAACTCCCTGGTTCCTTATTACACCCGGGAGGAGATCGACTCCAAGAATATGCTGGAGGCCGAGGGGCTGGAGATCGCCTGGGTGAAAGACCCCGTGGACCTTTTCTTTCTGCATGTGCAGGGCTCGGGACGCATCAAGGACAAATACGGCCATACCTATCATGTGCATTATGCGGGCAAGAACGGGCAGCCGTACCGGAGCATCGGCAAGCTCCTGATCGACGAGGGCGTCATTGAAAAGGAAGCCATGTCCATGCAGGCGCTCAGGGAGTATCTGGAAAACCATCCCGAAGACCTGGAGCGGGTGTTCAATCATAATCCCAGTTATGTGTTTTTCGACGTGGTGGACGAGCCGGCCATCGGCTACGCCGGGCAGCCTCTGGAGGGAGGGCGCGCTGCGGCCGTGGATCACCGGATTTTTCCCATGGGCGCTTTGGCTTTTGTGCAGACCGAGCAGCCCGCCGTGGAGCACGGGGTGTTGACCCGTTGGGAGGAGATGAACCGTTTCGTCCTGACCCTGGATACGGGCGGCGCCATTCGCGGCGCAGGCCGGATGGATTTTTTTTGGGGTAACGGAGATTACGCCGAGATAGCAGCCGGCCACATGAAGCAGGACGGCCGCTTGTTCTTTTTGGTGGTTAAAGAGGGGAACGACGCCTGA
- a CDS encoding putative capsular polysaccharide synthesis family protein has protein sequence MIRKLKKMAPGWFWTRREIMKEDYSLHPPLVVFQPGGVGSSTVYDTLLAAGLPNRVFHVHYLSRKGIREAEKFHKSLPDPAIPDELRLSESLRRKMAKDSRARWLIITLMRDPVARIVSSFFHNAWTHYQEIFDARGKVDPDRALAALQGVFEGKGRENLGYNWFEHEFKPALGLDLFSTPAENCRGWFIIEKESLRVLALRLEDLEQAFHEAAGRLLGLNAPLEAPFVRTNLAQERDYYPEYLRVRERLKLSQSVLDELYSDPYVRHFYAPGEIARFKETWS, from the coding sequence ATGATCAGGAAACTGAAAAAAATGGCGCCCGGCTGGTTTTGGACTCGCCGGGAGATCATGAAAGAGGACTATTCCCTGCATCCGCCCCTTGTGGTGTTTCAGCCGGGAGGCGTGGGATCTTCCACGGTTTACGACACCTTACTGGCTGCGGGCCTGCCCAATCGGGTTTTTCACGTCCATTATCTTTCCCGGAAAGGAATTCGCGAGGCGGAGAAGTTTCATAAATCCCTTCCCGACCCGGCCATCCCGGACGAATTGCGGCTGTCCGAATCCCTTAGGCGGAAAATGGCGAAAGACTCCCGGGCCAGGTGGCTGATAATCACGCTCATGCGCGATCCGGTCGCCCGGATTGTATCATCGTTTTTTCATAACGCCTGGACCCATTACCAGGAAATTTTCGACGCCCGGGGAAAGGTGGACCCGGATAGGGCCCTGGCCGCCCTGCAAGGCGTGTTTGAGGGGAAGGGGCGCGAGAACCTGGGTTACAATTGGTTCGAGCACGAATTCAAACCGGCCCTTGGGCTGGATCTTTTTTCTACTCCGGCTGAGAACTGCCGAGGCTGGTTTATCATAGAGAAGGAAAGCCTGCGCGTGCTGGCGCTCAGATTGGAAGACCTGGAGCAGGCTTTTCACGAAGCCGCGGGCCGCTTGCTTGGCCTGAACGCTCCCCTGGAGGCGCCTTTTGTCAGAACCAATCTGGCGCAAGAAAGGGATTATTACCCGGAATATCTTCGGGTGCGGGAGCGGCTTAAACTGTCCCAATCCGTCCTGGATGAACTGTATTCCGATCCTTACGTCCGCCATTTTTACGCCCCGGGCGAAATCGCCCGATTCAAAGAAACTTGGTCATGA
- a CDS encoding toxin-antitoxin system YwqK family antitoxin produces MELTKVVDEHGFGCYPPQDYTGIWEVYWPNGVIKSRNRYIDGKEEGEQLCFWDNGNLAQVGQAKNGHCIGLWEDFSYEGLRFKETDYYSDGNFQNRFYDPIGNLYSISEWSNDRPRKAKNFFVNTYLKIWRLIFYR; encoded by the coding sequence ATGGAACTTACAAAGGTTGTTGATGAACATGGCTTTGGTTGTTACCCACCGCAGGATTATACCGGGATATGGGAAGTTTATTGGCCGAATGGTGTGATCAAAAGTCGAAATAGATATATTGACGGTAAAGAGGAGGGGGAGCAACTTTGCTTTTGGGACAATGGTAATCTGGCCCAAGTGGGCCAAGCTAAAAATGGCCATTGCATTGGTTTATGGGAAGACTTTTCCTATGAAGGACTTAGGTTCAAGGAGACTGATTATTATTCAGACGGAAATTTCCAAAATCGTTTTTATGATCCAATTGGCAATTTGTACTCCATCAGCGAATGGAGTAATGATAGGCCAAGAAAAGCCAAAAACTTTTTTGTGAATACATACTTAAAAATTTGGCGGCTAATATTCTACCGATAG
- a CDS encoding alpha/beta fold hydrolase — translation MNYQIKALIKTAIVFVCAAAFFGCGLTTDKIPPGVIKDATYHDYYLEVDGVSYHYEEYKGDGPVIFLVHGFGSSTYTWRDVIPPLSNQGFHVIALDMKGFGWSDKPLGDDYTPYNLMEEVNAFMEAKGLSQVVYAGNSLGGFVGAMLTIEHPDKVKKLILVDAAGEPMPDRPTVIKMARWVHAAEAMKLTAGSWIINWNLTSAVYDKKVVTKERVQAYYERMQTVGAVDAMVSLAQNTDFNSLYSFVGCLSFIEQPTLIIWGEEDTWIPVACAYKYNKDIPGSILKIIPKCGHIPQEEKPEVTAKYIGDFARD, via the coding sequence ATGAATTACCAAATAAAAGCCTTGATAAAAACAGCCATTGTTTTTGTTTGCGCCGCGGCGTTTTTCGGGTGCGGCCTGACCACGGACAAAATTCCGCCCGGAGTGATCAAGGACGCGACCTACCACGACTATTACCTGGAAGTGGACGGCGTCAGCTACCACTATGAAGAGTATAAGGGCGACGGCCCGGTGATTTTTCTGGTGCACGGCTTCGGCAGTTCCACCTACACCTGGAGAGACGTGATTCCGCCTTTAAGCAACCAGGGCTTCCATGTAATCGCCCTGGATATGAAAGGCTTCGGCTGGTCGGACAAGCCATTGGGGGACGATTACACGCCGTACAATCTCATGGAGGAGGTTAACGCCTTTATGGAGGCCAAAGGGTTGTCCCAGGTGGTTTACGCGGGCAATTCCCTGGGCGGCTTTGTGGGCGCCATGCTGACGATAGAGCATCCCGACAAGGTGAAGAAGCTCATTTTGGTGGACGCCGCCGGGGAGCCCATGCCGGATCGCCCCACGGTCATTAAGATGGCCCGGTGGGTGCATGCGGCCGAAGCCATGAAGCTGACGGCCGGGTCCTGGATCATCAATTGGAACCTGACGTCCGCAGTTTACGATAAAAAGGTGGTCACCAAGGAGCGGGTGCAGGCCTATTACGAAAGGATGCAGACCGTAGGCGCGGTGGACGCCATGGTTTCCCTGGCTCAGAATACGGATTTCAATAGCTTGTATTCATTCGTGGGATGCTTATCGTTTATCGAACAGCCCACGCTCATCATCTGGGGCGAGGAAGATACCTGGATTCCCGTGGCGTGCGCCTACAAGTATAACAAGGACATCCCCGGCTCGATTCTGAAAATCATCCCCAAATGCGGCCACATTCCCCAGGAGGAAAAGCCGGAAGTTACGGCCAAGTACATCGGGGATTTCGCCCGGGATTAG